Part of the Shewanella eurypsychrophilus genome is shown below.
CAGGTAAAATAGGACCGTCTGGACCATCGGGGTCAACTACCACTACCACAGGTTCATCGTTTGTACCTGTAATCGTAATAGAGAGAGTGACTAAAACGGTATCGCCATCGGCATCCGTAAGCTGATAGGTAAATGTTTCAGTAACTTGCTCCCCTTCAGCGAGTGCTTGCACATTATCTAATGAGTTATCTAACTGATAGGTATAACTACCATCTGAAGATATTTGCAGAAGTCCAAAATCACCGGAAATATCAGCTGTTTGCAGCACTGCTATAGTGGTTCCGGCGGAATTCGATATTTGAGAAACTAATGCTGAGTCGGCTCCTTGGGTATCATTAGCAATCACATTACCTGCAATCGATACTTCACCATCCTCTGCAACGCTATTTGTGTCAGCTACACCGTTTGGATTATCGTCGACTATGTTTACTGTGATTGTGGAAGCGTTTGTATTACCTAGAAGATCTGTTACAAGCGCTGTAAATGTTTGAGAAACTATGTCTGAAACTGAATTATCTACAGCTGAGTTGAGAGTGAAGTTATAGCTAAGAGTACCGCTTACAGGATCAAAGTTTGTTAGAGTGAGAATGCCGCTAGCAGTTGTTATTGCTATTGGGCCAATAAATAAGCCTCCGGTAAATATATCAATACCATTAATTGTTAGGCTAGCAACACCTGCTTGTGCGTCAACTTGTAGACTATTCGACTGAGTAATTGCTGTGGCTAGCGGGCTTGAACCTTGCAATAAATTAGCTTCGAGTAAAGTCACACTGCTCGCGCCTATAGTGGGCAAGGCTGCTTCTTCTTCTGTCAGAATTAGGGGATCTTCGCTAGCAGTGGGTGCTGCCGCGAACCCCTCGGTATCATGACCTGCACCAGCAAGAGTTTCATCCCCTGAACGACCGAGAGTAATAAAGCCTGATCCTCCCTCATTACCTGCACCACCGGCTACGGTACCGGCTGCGGTTGCTGGAAGGCCTGCTGTTGGATCTTCACCCGCTAAAATCTGAGCCTGTAAGGCCGCGATTTCAGCAATATCAGATACCGGCGCTGTAGCTAACTCTGGGGTGGCTGATATTTCAGGAGTTGCTCCAAGGGAGCTATCGGGTATCGGCTCTGCAAGATTTGTCTCAGTGATGACTGTGCCGTCAGCCATCTGTAGTATGAATTGAGAGCTTGGTGAGAAGATTAGTTGTTCGCCGTCTTTAATAAGATCGCCAATGGTTATATCTCTGATATTACCTTGATCATCTTTGGCCTTTAATTGACCCACCAGATTGGTGACGACCGCATCTTGTTTTGCTACTGAAACACCCATAATATTATCCCTGAGCTTATTCACTCATTAGGTAAGCAGTAAATTTATTGACCCAAAAAAGATTTCTGCTATTAAACATCTTGAATTTAGTTTGGCTTTAATTGACGCTGAGTCAAATTAATGACATTGGGCTGTAAGTGGCATGGATATAGGGTTTGATATACTTTTTGTAGAAAAGTAACAATTATTCAGCTGTTTGTAGCTAGCTAGAATGGAAAATAGCTGCTACTAAATAAAAAAACCACCTATTAGGTGGCTTTCTTAGTTAATAATCGTATAAAAACTAACCGGCGATAGCGGCTTGACGGTAACTCTGAAGAGCATTATTTTGTTCGCCTAGGTGTTCATGTGTTTCACCTAGAGCCAGCCAATTGTCTTTATTTGGTTGCTGATGACAGACCTTTGTCCAGTAGGACATAGCTTGACGATAATCTTTATTTTGCAGATGAAGCTTAGCTAAAAGCTTTTGAAAATTGAGCTGTTCACCGTACTTTTTCTCCAGTGAAAATATCTGCTTTCTTTCTTCAATATCTGAGGGGGTCAATACGTCGGCAAGCGCAGAGGAAATATCTGTAGACAGATCACTCTTGAGCTTTTTCATTAAGAGTTTTTTAGCTTCAGCTTCGCGCTTAAACTTATTTAGACCAATGCAGTAACTTGCTAGATATTTAGACTCTTTGCGTTCTGCTCGGCTTAACCAATGCCAAACTTTTTCGAGCTCTTGTTCATTGTTAGTCTGAGCCTGAAGTAGCAAGGAGTTATTGGTCTTTATGGTGAGTTGATCAAGTTCCTCTACGCTGAGTACTTGTCGTTTTCTAGCTATTGGCAATAGCAGCTTCAGTGCATACCAATCTGCTTGTGCTTGATACAACTCAATGGCCAACCTTAATATTGGCAACTTGCTCTTACTGGTTGGTGATAGCTTATCAAGCTCCATTCTGGCCTTGTCTAACTCTCCTTGTTGTAACAAGTAACGAGTACGACTTGTGCTGACGGCTTTAGCTGCTAAAGGTTCTAGCTCCGCTTTTAATAGGTATTGATCTCTGCTTTCTATATTATTTTGATGTTGTGCTGCTCTTGCGGCTGCTAGCAGATTAAGTGTTGGCAACTCACCTTTCTCTGCCCCCCTAACCATGGATTGCTCCGCTGAAGACCAATCTTCTTCAGCTAATGCTAGCGCGCCTAGCAGGGTGTGTTTTCGAGCGGCTTTCTT
Proteins encoded:
- a CDS encoding heme biosynthesis HemY N-terminal domain-containing protein, giving the protein MIRIMIYLGIILLGLCISPFFEGMNGYLYFTIWDYEVETGVVFAIISLIIFYGLLQLAEWLFVFLINLIMSSRLLPEKWRKKAARKHTLLGALALAEEDWSSAEQSMVRGAEKGELPTLNLLAAARAAQHQNNIESRDQYLLKAELEPLAAKAVSTSRTRYLLQQGELDKARMELDKLSPTSKSKLPILRLAIELYQAQADWYALKLLLPIARKRQVLSVEELDQLTIKTNNSLLLQAQTNNEQELEKVWHWLSRAERKESKYLASYCIGLNKFKREAEAKKLLMKKLKSDLSTDISSALADVLTPSDIEERKQIFSLEKKYGEQLNFQKLLAKLHLQNKDYRQAMSYWTKVCHQQPNKDNWLALGETHEHLGEQNNALQSYRQAAIAG